The proteins below come from a single Geobacillus thermoleovorans genomic window:
- a CDS encoding LacI family DNA-binding transcriptional regulator — protein sequence MTVTIKDVAKRANVAPSTVSRVIADSPRISEKTKQKVRAAMKELGYHPNFIARSLASQATQVIGIVMPSSADQALQNPFFPEVIRGISKAAHEKRYALQMSTGEKESDIYERVVEMLQGRRVDGVILLYSRQNDKLMKYLQKHDFPFVVIGKPHQKTEQVTHVDNDNVQAGKDATNYLIAYGHERIAFVGGNPQYLVTVDRQNGYAAALSEAGLPYRPEYVVHEEFLQEGGQEAMKELLSLPEPPTGLVVADDLMALGMLKTLDEMGLGVPEDVSIISFNNTLLAEMSRPPLTSIDIGIFQLGYEAAKSLIEKVENPNEPIKRIIIPHRLVERGSCARR from the coding sequence ATGACCGTTACGATTAAAGATGTGGCGAAAAGGGCCAATGTCGCGCCGTCGACCGTGTCGCGCGTCATTGCCGACAGCCCGCGCATCAGCGAGAAAACGAAGCAAAAAGTGCGCGCGGCGATGAAAGAGCTCGGCTATCATCCGAACTTTATCGCCCGCAGCCTCGCGAGCCAAGCGACGCAAGTAATCGGCATCGTCATGCCGAGCTCGGCCGACCAAGCGCTGCAAAACCCGTTTTTCCCGGAAGTCATCCGCGGCATCAGCAAAGCCGCCCATGAAAAGCGGTACGCCTTGCAAATGTCGACAGGGGAAAAAGAAAGCGATATTTACGAACGGGTGGTGGAGATGCTGCAAGGGCGGCGCGTGGACGGCGTCATTTTGCTTTATTCTCGTCAAAACGATAAACTGATGAAATACTTGCAAAAGCACGATTTCCCATTCGTCGTCATCGGCAAGCCGCACCAAAAGACGGAGCAAGTGACCCACGTTGACAACGACAACGTCCAGGCGGGCAAAGATGCGACGAACTACTTGATTGCCTACGGCCATGAGCGCATCGCGTTTGTCGGCGGCAATCCGCAATATTTGGTGACCGTCGACCGCCAAAATGGCTACGCCGCCGCCTTGAGTGAAGCCGGGCTGCCGTACCGCCCGGAATATGTCGTCCATGAAGAATTTTTGCAGGAAGGCGGCCAAGAGGCGATGAAAGAGCTTCTTTCTTTGCCTGAGCCGCCGACCGGGCTCGTGGTTGCCGACGATCTCATGGCGCTCGGGATGCTCAAAACGCTTGATGAAATGGGCCTCGGCGTCCCGGAAGATGTATCGATCATCAGCTTCAACAACACGCTGCTCGCCGAAATGTCGCGTCCGCCGCTCACCTCGATTGACATCGGAATTTTCCAACTCGGCTATGAAGCGGCGAAAAGTTTAATCGAAAAAGTCGAAAATCCAAATGAACCGATCAAGCGCATCATCATTCCCCACCGGCTTGTGGAGCGGGGGTCGTGTGCGAGGCGGTAG
- a CDS encoding alpha-amylase family glycosyl hydrolase — MGNRLFMLLVLPFLLFYAMPAAAAEKEERTWQDEAIYFIMVDRFNNMDPTNDQNVNVNDPKGYFGGDLKGVTAKLDYIKEMGFTAIWLTPIFKNMPGGYHGYWIEDFYQVDPHFGTLGDLKTLVKEAHKRDMKVILDFVANHVGYNHPWLHDPTKKDWFHPKKEIFDWNDQTQLENGWVYGLPDLAQENPEVKTYLIDAAKWWIKEADIDGYRLDTVRHVPKSFWQEFAKEVKSVKKDFFLLGEVWSDDPRYIADYGKYGIDGFVDYPLYGAVKQSLARRDASLRPLYDVWEYNKTFYDRPYLLGSFLDNHDTVRFTKLAIDNRNNPISRIKLAMTYLFTAPGIPIMYYGTEIAMNGGQDPDNRRLMDFRADPEIIDYLKKIGPLRQELPSLRRGDFTLLYEKDGMAVLKRQYQDETTVIAINNTSETQHVHLTNDQLPKNKELRGFLLDDLVRGDEDGYDLVLDRETAEVYKLREKTGINIPFIAAIVSVYVLFLLFLYLVKKRAKRINE; from the coding sequence ATGGGGAACCGGCTCTTTATGCTGCTCGTCCTTCCGTTCCTTCTTTTTTATGCCATGCCGGCTGCGGCGGCGGAAAAAGAAGAACGGACGTGGCAAGATGAAGCCATTTATTTCATTATGGTCGACCGGTTTAACAATATGGATCCGACAAACGACCAGAACGTGAATGTGAACGATCCGAAAGGGTATTTCGGCGGCGACTTGAAAGGGGTGACGGCGAAACTCGATTACATCAAGGAGATGGGATTTACCGCCATTTGGCTGACGCCGATTTTTAAAAACATGCCGGGCGGTTATCATGGCTATTGGATTGAAGATTTTTATCAAGTCGATCCGCACTTTGGCACGCTGGGCGATTTGAAAACACTCGTCAAAGAAGCGCATAAGCGCGACATGAAAGTCATTTTGGATTTTGTCGCCAACCATGTCGGTTACAATCACCCATGGTTACATGACCCAACGAAAAAAGATTGGTTTCACCCGAAAAAAGAGATTTTCGACTGGAACGACCAAACACAGCTTGAAAACGGCTGGGTGTATGGGTTGCCTGATTTGGCGCAGGAAAATCCAGAGGTCAAAACGTATTTAATTGACGCTGCCAAATGGTGGATTAAAGAGGCCGACATTGACGGCTACCGGCTCGATACAGTGCGCCACGTGCCAAAATCGTTTTGGCAGGAGTTTGCGAAAGAAGTCAAATCGGTGAAAAAAGACTTTTTCCTTCTCGGTGAAGTGTGGAGCGACGATCCGCGCTATATTGCCGATTACGGGAAGTATGGCATCGACGGGTTTGTCGATTATCCGCTGTATGGCGCGGTGAAGCAGTCGCTTGCGAGGCGCGATGCCTCGCTCCGCCCGCTGTATGATGTCTGGGAATACAACAAAACGTTTTACGACCGACCGTATTTGCTCGGGTCGTTTTTGGACAACCATGATACCGTGCGGTTTACGAAGCTCGCGATTGACAACCGCAACAACCCGATTTCACGCATTAAACTGGCCATGACGTATTTGTTCACCGCCCCTGGCATCCCGATCATGTATTACGGGACCGAAATCGCCATGAACGGCGGCCAAGATCCGGACAACCGCCGTCTGATGGATTTCCGCGCTGATCCAGAAATCATCGATTACTTGAAAAAAATCGGCCCGCTTCGCCAAGAGCTGCCATCATTGCGGCGCGGCGATTTTACGCTGTTGTATGAAAAAGACGGCATGGCGGTGTTGAAACGGCAATATCAAGATGAAACGACGGTCATCGCCATCAACAATACGAGCGAAACGCAGCATGTCCATCTCACCAATGACCAGTTGCCAAAAAACAAAGAACTGCGCGGCTTTTTATTGGACGATCTCGTCCGCGGCGATGAGGACGGCTACGACCTTGTGCTCGACCGCGAAACGGCGGAAGTATACAAGCTACGGGAGAAAACAGGGATCAACATCCCGTTTATCGCCGCCATCGTATCGGTTTACGTGCTGTTTCTTTTGTTTTTATATTTGGTGAAAAAACGGGCAAAACGGATCAATGAATAA